A region from the Candidatus Electrothrix scaldis genome encodes:
- the tsaB gene encoding tRNA (adenosine(37)-N6)-threonylcarbamoyltransferase complex dimerization subunit type 1 TsaB, whose protein sequence is MSDSPLILSIETATGCGSVALTRGGVRSGKVLAEATAQPEVTHSRRLLGSVDWVMQAAGIGWDTLDGVAISLGPGSFTGLRIGMAAAKGIVFAAQKPLLAVQTLDAIALSCPVIDRPLWCLLDARKQEVYAACYQMGAYGLPEQSTPVEAIRPEHLLERISGPALLAGPGLKEYHELFAQQANLQLIPPALSTPSAARIGFLAAEQLLRGEIQDPAQIAPMYVRASEAEVNLQKKKAA, encoded by the coding sequence GTGTCTGATAGTCCTCTTATACTTTCTATTGAAACTGCAACTGGTTGCGGCAGCGTAGCCCTAACCAGAGGCGGCGTGCGTAGCGGCAAAGTACTTGCCGAGGCCACTGCCCAACCCGAAGTTACCCATTCACGACGTCTGCTTGGCTCAGTAGATTGGGTTATGCAAGCCGCAGGAATAGGCTGGGACACGCTGGATGGTGTCGCCATCAGCCTTGGGCCTGGCTCCTTTACCGGCCTGCGGATTGGCATGGCAGCGGCTAAAGGGATAGTCTTTGCCGCGCAAAAGCCACTTCTTGCTGTACAGACCCTGGATGCAATCGCCCTCTCCTGCCCGGTCATTGATCGCCCGCTCTGGTGTTTGTTGGATGCCCGGAAACAGGAGGTCTATGCAGCCTGTTACCAAATGGGTGCGTATGGCCTGCCGGAACAGTCAACTCCGGTTGAAGCCATTCGTCCAGAACATCTCCTGGAACGAATTTCAGGACCTGCCCTGCTTGCTGGTCCAGGCCTGAAGGAATATCATGAGCTTTTTGCCCAGCAGGCAAATCTTCAGCTCATTCCTCCTGCCCTCAGTACACCAAGCGCTGCGCGAATTGGATTCCTGGCTGCGGAACAGCTTCTGCGCGGTGAAATTCAGGATCCGGCACAGATTGCCCCCATGTATGTTCGTGCCTCAGAGGCTGAGGTAAATCTGCAAAAGAAAAAAGCGGCGTAG
- a CDS encoding Uma2 family endonuclease, with the protein MAQPALIDNPVFTYKDYLSWPAEERWELIDGVPWNMSPVPGTTHQRMVRELAVALYGALAASSCELFLAPFDVRLPETSTDQAEDETILTVVQPDLAIICDKGKIDSKGCLGPPDVMIEVLSPSSAYRDETDKLHLYESQGVREYWIVNPDGGYIMVYTLDGKEYGKPEYLWKKDHLISKVIDGIALDLEALFARIIPSD; encoded by the coding sequence ATGGCACAGCCTGCATTGATTGATAACCCGGTTTTCACCTATAAGGATTATCTGAGTTGGCCAGCTGAAGAACGCTGGGAGCTGATTGATGGCGTACCCTGGAATATGTCGCCAGTGCCTGGGACCACTCACCAGCGCATGGTGCGTGAACTGGCTGTTGCCCTTTACGGCGCCTTGGCTGCCAGTTCCTGCGAACTCTTCCTGGCTCCTTTTGACGTTCGTTTGCCCGAGACCTCGACGGATCAGGCCGAAGATGAGACCATTCTGACTGTGGTACAGCCGGATTTGGCTATCATCTGTGATAAAGGCAAAATTGACAGCAAAGGCTGTCTCGGTCCACCGGATGTGATGATAGAGGTGCTTTCTCCTTCCAGTGCCTATCGGGATGAGACAGATAAACTACATCTCTACGAAAGCCAAGGCGTCCGTGAATACTGGATTGTTAATCCAGATGGAGGCTACATCATGGTCTATACCCTGGATGGCAAAGAATATGGCAAACCGGAGTATCTTTGGAAAAAAGACCACTTGATCAGCAAAGTTATTGACGGCATTGCTCTGGATCTTGAAGCCCTTTTTGCCCGCATAATTCCTTCAGATTGA
- the ispG gene encoding flavodoxin-dependent (E)-4-hydroxy-3-methylbut-2-enyl-diphosphate synthase, giving the protein MIQRKQTKKICIGNTPVGGDAPITVQSMTNTDTRDAEATVRQIKGLEAAGCEIIRVAVPDMEAAQAIRAIREQIAIPLIADIHFDSRLAVAALEHGAQAIRINPGNLGGPDKLARVVDAAKLHKAPIRVGVNSGSIEKDLLAKYGYPTPENCRSLIESALNNVAAIEKLGYEELKISIKSSDTLTTVAGYRELSRRTDYPLHIGVTEAGGLIAGTVKSSVALGILLFEGIGDTFRISLTRDPLEEVRVGFELLRSLRIRERGPELISCPTCGRTRIDLFSMAEEVERVLQTMQSNLKVAVMGCVVNGPGEAKEADIGIAGGHGTGIIFKKGEVFKKLPEEELLPVFLEELRKMDEEAK; this is encoded by the coding sequence ATGATTCAGCGCAAACAAACCAAGAAAATCTGCATTGGTAATACTCCGGTAGGCGGCGATGCCCCGATCACTGTGCAGTCCATGACCAATACCGACACACGGGATGCGGAAGCCACCGTGCGTCAGATCAAGGGTCTGGAAGCCGCAGGCTGCGAGATCATCCGGGTGGCTGTGCCGGATATGGAAGCGGCTCAGGCCATTCGGGCCATTCGGGAGCAAATCGCCATTCCCTTGATCGCGGACATCCATTTTGACTCGCGCTTGGCAGTTGCGGCCTTGGAGCATGGGGCACAGGCCATCCGCATCAATCCGGGCAATCTCGGTGGCCCGGATAAACTGGCTCGGGTGGTGGATGCGGCAAAGCTTCATAAGGCGCCCATTCGGGTGGGTGTGAATTCCGGCTCCATAGAAAAAGACCTGCTGGCAAAGTACGGCTATCCAACCCCGGAAAACTGCCGATCCCTTATTGAAAGCGCGCTGAATAACGTAGCAGCCATCGAAAAACTGGGCTATGAGGAGCTCAAGATTTCCATCAAATCCTCTGATACCCTGACCACCGTAGCTGGGTATAGGGAACTCTCCCGGCGTACGGATTATCCCCTCCATATCGGGGTGACCGAGGCGGGTGGCCTCATTGCCGGAACCGTGAAATCCAGCGTGGCCTTGGGGATTCTCCTCTTTGAGGGGATCGGCGATACCTTCCGCATCTCGCTGACCCGTGATCCCCTAGAGGAGGTACGGGTGGGCTTTGAATTGCTTCGCTCCCTGCGTATTCGGGAACGGGGGCCGGAACTAATTTCCTGCCCGACTTGCGGGCGCACCAGGATTGATCTTTTTTCAATGGCTGAAGAGGTGGAACGGGTTCTGCAAACCATGCAATCCAACCTGAAGGTTGCTGTTATGGGTTGTGTGGTCAATGGCCCTGGTGAGGCCAAGGAGGCGGATATCGGGATTGCCGGCGGGCATGGCACCGGGATTATCTTCAAGAAGGGTGAGGTGTTTAAGAAATTACCGGAAGAGGAGCTGTTGCCTGTGTTTTTGGAGGAGTTGCGGAAGATGGATGAGGAGGCGAAATGA
- a CDS encoding DUF1343 domain-containing protein → MITIGIEHLIANRPSSFAGKRLALLCNQASTDRHFRHSRDLIMQAFPGQLTCLFSPQHGFFSEKQDNMIESDHATDVATGLPVFSLYGETRKPSAAMFEHFDILLIDLQDVGTRVYTFIWTVVYCLQRAAETGKKVVILDRPNPVGGHLVEGNLLRADFRSFVGLYAIPMRHGLTMGELALLCNKEMGINAELEVVKMQGWQREMFFADTGFPWVFPSPNMPSPLTALVYPGQVIWEGTNISEGRGTTLPFELLGAPFIDPMQVMERLSSRDLPGCELRPLMFEPTSGKWAGHPCAGFHIHVTQPQAFYSYRLSLALLQVLFRLYPGEFAYKQPPYEYEYDLLPMDLILGDQEVRKAIEQGENIIELERSWQDELEEFNSLRRSVFLYPAG, encoded by the coding sequence ATGATAACCATCGGCATAGAACACCTCATCGCAAATCGCCCTTCCTCCTTTGCAGGCAAACGCCTCGCCCTGCTCTGCAACCAAGCCTCCACTGACCGCCATTTTCGCCACAGCCGAGACCTGATCATGCAGGCCTTTCCCGGCCAGCTGACCTGCCTGTTTTCCCCGCAACACGGTTTTTTCAGTGAAAAACAAGATAATATGATCGAATCCGATCATGCCACGGATGTGGCCACCGGCCTACCGGTTTTCTCTCTCTACGGCGAGACGCGAAAACCCTCTGCGGCCATGTTTGAACATTTTGATATCCTGCTCATTGACCTCCAGGACGTGGGAACGCGGGTTTACACCTTTATATGGACCGTGGTCTACTGTCTTCAGCGGGCAGCGGAAACCGGGAAAAAGGTGGTCATCCTGGATCGCCCCAACCCGGTGGGTGGGCATCTGGTTGAGGGTAACCTGCTCCGAGCGGATTTTCGTTCCTTTGTCGGTCTCTATGCCATCCCCATGCGCCACGGCCTGACAATGGGAGAACTGGCCCTGCTCTGTAATAAAGAAATGGGCATCAATGCGGAGTTAGAGGTTGTCAAAATGCAGGGCTGGCAACGGGAGATGTTTTTTGCCGATACCGGCTTTCCCTGGGTTTTTCCCTCCCCCAATATGCCCAGCCCGCTCACCGCCTTGGTCTATCCGGGTCAGGTGATTTGGGAAGGAACCAATATATCCGAAGGACGGGGAACTACCCTGCCCTTTGAACTCCTTGGTGCGCCTTTTATTGATCCGATGCAGGTCATGGAAAGACTCTCTTCTCGCGATTTACCGGGCTGCGAGCTCAGACCTCTGATGTTTGAACCGACCTCTGGAAAATGGGCAGGGCATCCCTGTGCTGGCTTTCACATCCATGTCACCCAGCCTCAGGCCTTTTACTCGTATCGGCTCAGTTTGGCACTTCTTCAGGTACTGTTTCGGCTTTATCCCGGAGAATTCGCCTATAAACAGCCGCCCTATGAATATGAATACGATCTCCTGCCGATGGACCTGATCCTGGGTGACCAGGAAGTCCGTAAAGCCATAGAGCAGGGTGAAAATATTATTGAACTGGAGCGATCCTGGCAGGATGAGCTGGAGGAATTCAACAGCCTGCGTCGCTCTGTTTTTCTGTATCCAGCCGGTTGA
- the lpxD gene encoding UDP-3-O-(3-hydroxymyristoyl)glucosamine N-acyltransferase → MKTATLSELAALVHGTVLGDEQTQVSTVNSLDLAESGQLTFINSVKLAEKLAASKASACIVPSDFTEATLPLIQVENVDLASARIHNYLLEEPFQATGIHERAVIGADCTISEQVSIGALACIGNRVQIGERVKIASGVVIGDDVQIGDDCVLHANAVVAYGCTLANRVVLHHGAIIGSDGFGFASDPQTGCHVSKPQVGTVRIDDDAQIGANSCVDRAAFGVTHIKNGVRIDNQVMVGHNCVIGENSILVAQAGIAGSSTLGRNVILAARAAVGGHIHLDDGVMVAALGGVHNDQKKGAVVGGVPAIDIKKWGRAAATYARLPEMAREIKRLRKELDRLLSERKE, encoded by the coding sequence ATGAAAACAGCAACTCTTAGTGAATTAGCCGCCCTTGTGCATGGAACAGTCCTTGGTGATGAACAGACCCAGGTGAGCACAGTCAATAGCTTGGATCTGGCAGAGTCCGGCCAGCTAACCTTTATTAACTCAGTCAAGCTGGCAGAGAAACTTGCTGCAAGCAAGGCCTCCGCCTGCATTGTTCCCAGCGACTTTACAGAGGCGACGCTTCCCCTTATCCAGGTCGAGAATGTAGATCTGGCCTCAGCACGAATCCATAATTATCTCCTGGAAGAGCCGTTTCAGGCCACAGGTATCCATGAACGGGCCGTCATCGGGGCGGATTGTACAATCAGTGAGCAGGTTTCTATCGGAGCACTGGCCTGTATAGGTAACCGGGTCCAAATAGGTGAACGGGTAAAAATCGCGTCTGGCGTGGTGATCGGCGACGATGTCCAGATCGGCGATGACTGCGTGCTCCATGCCAATGCTGTAGTTGCTTACGGTTGTACTCTGGCTAATCGGGTTGTCCTGCACCACGGGGCCATTATCGGTAGTGACGGCTTTGGTTTTGCCTCAGATCCCCAAACAGGTTGCCATGTCAGCAAGCCCCAGGTAGGCACTGTGCGCATTGATGATGATGCGCAGATTGGAGCTAATTCCTGCGTGGATCGGGCCGCCTTTGGTGTCACCCATATAAAAAACGGGGTGCGTATTGATAATCAAGTCATGGTAGGGCATAATTGTGTTATCGGTGAAAATTCAATCCTTGTTGCCCAGGCTGGTATAGCAGGAAGTAGCACCTTGGGACGTAATGTTATCCTGGCAGCTCGGGCTGCTGTGGGCGGTCATATCCACCTTGATGACGGAGTTATGGTGGCTGCTCTGGGCGGGGTCCATAATGACCAGAAAAAAGGTGCGGTGGTTGGTGGGGTTCCAGCCATAGATATAAAAAAATGGGGCCGAGCCGCAGCAACCTATGCCCGTCTGCCTGAGATGGCCCGCGAGATAAAACGCCTCCGCAAGGAATTGGATCGCTTGCTCAGTGAACGAAAAGAATAA
- a CDS encoding adenylate/guanylate cyclase domain-containing protein — MSPLTLIGLLLTLFFLFLGQFPPLLLHELRLKSFDFFLRHSPGPLAEQKVVIIDVDSQSLEELGQWPWPRKHIASLLQKITAAKPAVVGLDMIFAEPDSSSPHLLCHLDAIKKAPTEVQAYLKTLPDHDASLAQVLRKSPAPVILGYVFTNSGTKDTKRRIPRRGSFLLWGEDPLPSLYSFNGVDSSLEMFEQTAQGIGFLNIVPDLDSLLRNVPLVVSYHNEIYPSLVLSMLQAATEQETITLETDSNGVRYVQVGEYQIPTNMNGELIINFSGPSRTLPYVSAHDILSGNFDPELIRDAYVLVGTSAPGLFDLRAVPTDRAFPGVELHGHALNTILSKNYIHRPEWAKGAELLYIFTMGILLIMVLSRLEAAKGGLVVLLFSLGMVSFSHWCMHHCRLQLDIVYPLTATWALFTVLTFYNFIIGERKIRRLRSTFSHYLAPEVVRELLQKQDDLVLDGEERELSILFSDIRRFTSMAEKMSPDDLCAFLNEYLTPMTEAIMERRGTVDKFIGDAIMAFWNAPLDTPNHVFHTCECALAMLKELEVLNKAWNSRGLPEVRIGIGIHCGVARVGNMGSQQRFDYTIMGDAVNLASRIEGLTRLYGVDILVSEAVYHILQDSDFFFRHIDRVRAFGKTTPVTLYQLMGLRSEQSVEKSQELEKYAAALELYNAGAFSQAAQAFQNLKAEHPCTLLYEIYNERCQRMAKNPPENWDGITDIQMKKAD, encoded by the coding sequence GTGAGTCCGCTCACCCTGATAGGGCTTCTTCTTACACTTTTTTTTCTCTTTCTTGGTCAGTTCCCTCCCCTGCTTCTCCACGAACTGCGCCTGAAATCCTTTGATTTCTTTCTGCGCCACAGCCCTGGTCCTCTTGCCGAGCAGAAGGTGGTTATTATTGATGTTGACTCGCAAAGTCTGGAAGAGCTCGGGCAATGGCCCTGGCCTCGCAAGCACATTGCGAGTTTGTTGCAAAAAATAACCGCAGCAAAACCAGCAGTAGTGGGGCTTGATATGATCTTTGCTGAGCCTGACAGCAGTTCTCCTCACCTCCTTTGCCATCTGGATGCGATAAAAAAGGCCCCTACTGAAGTACAGGCCTACCTGAAAACGCTCCCGGATCATGACGCCTCTCTGGCCCAGGTCTTGAGAAAAAGTCCTGCCCCGGTAATCTTGGGCTATGTCTTTACTAATTCCGGGACAAAGGACACAAAGCGCAGGATTCCACGACGAGGGAGTTTCCTTCTCTGGGGCGAGGATCCACTCCCTTCCTTATACAGTTTCAACGGGGTGGACTCCAGCCTGGAAATGTTTGAACAGACAGCGCAGGGTATTGGTTTTTTGAATATCGTACCAGATCTTGATTCGCTCCTGCGCAATGTTCCCCTCGTGGTCAGTTATCATAATGAGATATATCCCAGCCTGGTTCTCTCCATGTTGCAGGCCGCAACTGAACAAGAAACCATTACATTGGAAACAGATAGCAATGGGGTCCGCTATGTCCAGGTCGGGGAGTATCAAATTCCCACCAATATGAACGGCGAGCTGATTATTAATTTCTCCGGTCCATCCCGCACCCTGCCCTATGTCTCGGCCCATGATATTTTATCTGGAAATTTTGATCCAGAACTGATCCGCGATGCCTATGTGCTGGTTGGCACCTCAGCCCCAGGTCTTTTTGACCTCCGGGCTGTGCCCACAGACCGAGCCTTTCCTGGTGTAGAGCTGCACGGGCATGCCCTGAATACCATCCTCAGTAAAAACTATATTCATCGTCCGGAATGGGCCAAGGGAGCAGAGTTGCTCTATATCTTCACTATGGGCATCTTGCTGATTATGGTCCTTTCACGGCTTGAGGCAGCCAAGGGGGGGCTGGTTGTTCTACTCTTTTCCCTGGGCATGGTCTCCTTTTCCCACTGGTGCATGCATCATTGCCGCCTCCAGCTGGACATCGTCTATCCCCTGACTGCGACCTGGGCCTTATTCACGGTGCTGACCTTTTATAATTTTATTATCGGGGAACGAAAAATCCGCCGCCTGCGCTCCACTTTTTCCCATTACCTCGCTCCTGAGGTGGTGCGGGAGCTCCTACAAAAGCAGGATGACTTGGTCCTGGATGGAGAGGAACGAGAGCTGAGCATCCTGTTTTCCGATATCCGTCGCTTCACCTCAATGGCGGAAAAAATGTCGCCGGATGATCTCTGTGCCTTCCTGAATGAGTATCTGACCCCCATGACTGAGGCCATTATGGAGCGACGCGGCACGGTAGACAAGTTTATCGGCGATGCCATCATGGCCTTTTGGAATGCCCCCCTGGATACGCCCAACCATGTTTTTCATACCTGTGAGTGCGCCCTTGCAATGCTCAAGGAGCTTGAGGTACTGAACAAAGCCTGGAACAGCAGAGGATTACCAGAGGTACGCATCGGCATTGGTATCCACTGCGGAGTGGCGCGGGTTGGCAATATGGGCTCCCAGCAGCGTTTCGATTATACGATCATGGGAGATGCCGTAAACCTCGCCTCCCGTATTGAAGGACTGACCCGGCTTTACGGAGTGGATATCCTGGTGAGTGAGGCAGTGTATCATATCTTACAGGACAGCGATTTCTTTTTCCGTCATATTGATCGGGTCCGGGCCTTTGGCAAGACAACCCCGGTGACCCTGTACCAACTTATGGGACTGCGTAGCGAGCAGTCCGTGGAAAAATCCCAGGAGCTAGAAAAATACGCTGCTGCTCTTGAGCTCTATAATGCCGGGGCCTTTTCCCAGGCTGCC